AGAGGAATATACAAGCAATCCTGCCCATCAGAATGCCTTCTGCTCTTCACTAAGTCATGATCTTTGAATTCTGTCAAATGTGAATTCAACGTAACCTGGCTACTAACCAGGAACCTCTCACGACAGATTGTGTACAAAGTATTGATTGGCATccctgaaaaaataaaaaataaacaacagGGTAAcatattataatacatattaATCCAAACAAATTGTAAAATGCTAATTGCTCCAAGCAAACAATTGAGCAACTACGTGCCTTCTTCATCGGGATGAGCCAGTTGATTCTCCGCAAGAACCTTGAACACGCTTTGGGCATTCGGTGTCAAACTCTGTAGAACTATTGAAGCTGTCTTGACGCTTTGGGCGCCGCCGCCATGTGCAAGTATCAAAGGGTAGAAGATTCCTTCAACCCTGTATGGAGCATATGTCGGGACATGATGCCAATACCAGTTGAACTGTGTGTGAACCATCTTCTTGTCCCACACTAGTACCAAACCAATATCGCATCATTACGATAAAAAACTGAACTGATCGGCCGAAATAATCCATGGAGAAGTTAATAAAtatctatgttgcacggaaatggCTTGGActctatttatgtctatttttttagaaaaatatccgTTTCTACGTTTTCATTTCGTATCAGAAACATTTCCCGTTTTTGTTTCGTGTAACCTAGATAAATATATCTGTTGGATGTCAGTATGCATACTGCTTTGTTTATTTTCCCCTTCGAATGGAAAGCTAGATATCATGTCTTTCAACCAACAATGTGCCTTTATATTATGTCAACATTTCTAGGATTGTGTTAACATGATAATTAGCTATTTACGTTAAGAAGAATCATCACAGGTTTGAACTTAGCTAATGACAAGTAATAAGAGCAAGCTCTTTACAAGATGCTTCATCATTCTCAATGAAGACTTGCCAAGAAGAAAATACTTACATAGAGGTGCATTCACATGATCAATAGAAGCAACAACACGTACATGGGAACAAGCAGCAATTCTTGCAAGATACTTCTGCGTGTCCGAATCTCGCAACCCAGGCCCATCAATGTTGTGAATGACAACACAAATGAGACATTCATCATCCTCCAGTTGTTCTCCATGTTCTCCGTCCAAGAATGCAATAAGATCGTCCATGGAACGAGAATTAAACGGCTGTTGAACTTTTGACAAGTTCCCGGAAGATCTTTGCTGGGTTTTCAATTGATCCCACAGAATTTCGGCCAAGGCTATCACAACCTGCACATGGTGAGGAAAAACAGTAAATACATGCTTATTAAATAAAGATTCCTTTGAGCAAAACATATACAATGgcttaaggaaaaaaaaaaaaaaaaagaacaaatatgaTGGGGCAATTGAACCAAGAAGTTATCCATGCTACAAATAATATATTGGCCATACGACAACAATGGTATTTACCCTTTTTTCTCTTTGCAGACCATTTATAGCATTAAATGTTAACATTAAACATAGGGAgactttctttttcatcaatgGAATCAGGGAGgctttctttttcatcaatgGAATCAGTCAGTCATTACACAGGTCAGTTGTCTGTAAGATCAACCaaataacaggaaaaaaaaaaaggaatagaaTGTTGAGGAAATCGTGTGCTAGTCATGACTCATGACAGTCAGCTAAGATAGCTAAAATGTTATCACAAAAATAATATGGCCGAGATGATACAATTTATTTCAGCTCAGTCAGCAATTCTTGCAGTATATACAATTTATGTCAGCTAAAATGCTAAAATGTTATCTCCACAGATACACTAATGTCACAGTTGTATCATGCTCACACTACTTCTTTTGTGGCCACACTATTATCATTATGGGCAAATTAGCTAGTACATGAATTTGTATTATGGCTAATGTAAACCTATTGCAACCATTTCATGTTTTTTCCCTTGGTCCTAATCCACAATCCACATCCCATGTGCACTGTAAAGAAAAGCCGCTTACAGCTCCAAATATTAATTGGGTTGTCATTTTGTATGCAGCACAATACTACTAGGATGAGATAATCTGTGATCAACTTCATTTTTGTAGCTTAAAAACACAGCCACACAAAGGCCATGCTGACCAGGGCAGCATTGAGTCTCAGGCTCCTCATTCAAAAATTAGCAGTCTTCCAGAGTTTATTCGCAATGAAAACCTCTGTAACATTTCACAGGATGTTGAAGTTCGATGGAGAGCTTCAATGCCAGGCCGCCAACTGCAAAACAAACTCTTTGTGGGATTTCTGTTTTCTCCATTTTACGTGGGTTTTCTTTGACTTTGAATGAATTATGTTCATTCTTCAGGGCTCAAGACAAAGGAAACAATTTGAACAATCCAGCAGCATAAGTTGTACAATACAACTATACCTGTTTAAGATTAATTGACGGAAGATAACCATTGATTACAACAACACCGTACTCTGTCAAAGCCGTGGAAGCAAAATCTTCAATCAAGGCCTTCTTAGATCCAAATCCATACATCAACAGACCAAAACCGCACCTGAAGCATTTCCAAGAGCAAGCAAAATCAAAATCTTCAATTTCTTACAATACCCACCCGAAAAACGCCAACAAATTGAGCGATACCGTTACCTTAGCTCAAAAGCCCACTTGGAATACAGACTCCTGTAGCTTTCGACCAAAGAGACAATTTCTTTCTCGTGTTTGATCTCGATGTTAGAAGTGGCGTCTCTCAGGGCCTGTTCGTCGACGAGATCGATGTCGGAGAGCTTGCTGGTCGATTTCTTTCCGGAGGTAGCCgccgactcttttgcaagaaAATAGTTTCTTGAGAAGGCGAACTCTTCATCGTCAACATTGTTGGCCTCCATCTCCATGGGCTCCGCAGCAAAGGCACAGCAATATCGTCGCTGGGTAACCCGAGCCCTAGCAGTCCCACCCTTTTTCCCGCGTTTTTTTACAACCTATTTGAGCCTTATCatgaaagtttattttttttaggcattttgTCAAATAGTTAAGACGGCATTCCCGCAATAACCCACTCAAAACCATCCCTCAAATTGGCCGTTTATTCCACAACAGTAAGTTAACCAATCACTcgaaagaacaaagaaaaacaagagaaagaattcaccaattttctttatttccaaaaaaataagtGACCCCAAAACTACACTGTTCATTTCCATACTCACCCTTTTCTGGATGTTGCAGGCAAACGTtctgtttcttctttatctttattCATCTCAACCCCTTGGTTCACTCCAACTCCCCTTGCCCTCTGTTTGAGCAAGAAGCACAGATGAGCCGCCCCTGAGGCAATAATGCAATTCCCAAGGCTAAAGGAATGAGAGACCTGGGAAGTGAGGAGGCCGAATGTTTCGATTTTTTTTCTGAGTAATTACAAAGAAAACCCACACGGAGATTCAAAGCGATCGCGTGGCCTAATGGATAAGGCGCTCGCCTCCGGAGCGGGAGATTGTGGGTTCGAGTCCCACCGTGATCGCCATTCTTTAAggatgttattttatttatttatttattttttttttggggggagggggggggggggtgttattGCCACTCCCACTAATAGTCAGATCAGCGGTCCGATGTTTGGCTACCATTGCTGGTGATGCAGTGTTGCTTCCTTCCTCTCCATGAAGTCCGATGTGGCTGGGGCTGGGCCTCATATCCATATGCCCAACCAAGTTGCCCAGACCCAATTAGATTTTGAAACGGCATCGTATAAATGAGTACCATGAGACCGTTAAACTCCAGGCTCCAACCGTTGACCAACTGTCACCTCTCTCAACAAAAACCAAAGACAGAAGAGCGGAAGAGAGTGAAAGGAGAAGatcgtttctctctctctctctctctccctctctctctctctctctctatatatatatatatttatgtttctcTGTGAAAATCGAAATCCAAAGACCGCGACAGAAGCAGCAACAAGCGGAACGAAGCAATTTCACTTTTGGATGAAACGAGAAACTGAAAGTTCATTATGCGTATAGCGTTGAATCGAGAATCTCCATGAGCAAACCTTGTTATTCAATCACACAACAAGGGGGTCCTCCATGTGCGAGACATAGTCTCATTCCATTATGCAGGTGTTCACCTTCGACAACGGCGACATTCTCCCCCGCCTCTCCCTCGAAGCTCAGAGCCGCCGCAACTGCAACCGCAGCCTCTTCCGCCCCTCTCCGCCGTGCTGCGGACTCCCAATCTCCGCTATTTCGCACCTTGATGGCCTCCCCAGAACGAGCTTCGCCTGCGACCAGCTCCCTCAGTATCGATTCCGTCTCACCATTCGCAAACTCGATGGTTGCTCCTTccgtaatctctctctctctctctctctctctctctctgcgtaTTTGCAATTTGATGCGTGCTTAGTTAGGGTTTTTTGATTGATGGATGCCTGTTTGGCCGTTCAGAGATTGAGGTCGAGAAGACGGCCACGGTGGCCGGGCTGAAGGAGGCGGTGGAGGCCGTCTTCGGTCACATGCCTAGGAATGGACCTGGAAAGATTTCATGGTATTTCTTCTCATTACTGCTTCTTTTTTCTGGAGCTGGATATTGAAATTGCCTGAAATTACAGAGTATTAGGTTGCAATTCTGTGATTGATTAGATCTTTGAATTTTTACTGAAATGCATCATCATTTTGCGCCACCAGCTCTGTTTTTCTTCATAGCCggattaatttttcatgggaaGTTTTGAATGTCCCTTTTTAATTGAGGCACTTAGCGGTGATGTGATTTTGTCAAGAATGTTAGACTTCATTTTAGTACTCTATTGTGTGGTTAGAACCAACTTTTTaacttctcttcattttttaagGTCACACGTGTGGGGACATTTTTGCCTGTGCTACGACGGTTGGAAGCTACTTGCTGATAGTGAACCTATCAAGAATTACGGGATCACCGATGGAGATCAGGTTATTTTTATCCCTCCCtaagttaatttttctttatccCTCTTGTACTTTTTGTGGGACGAATAAATATGTCACATTTGGGCCTGTTGAATCTGGATCGGATCTTACATGTAAACGGATTGGATTTTATCTACTTCACCATTAGAAGATCATTTATATATTTGTCTGGTACCTTGATCCAAAGATGCGTGCCATCCTCAGCCCAACTCTACTAGATTCACGGGCATGTGTAATTTGTTCGATCCCAGAGACACCCCAATGTCTTTTGTTTGCTAATGCTCATTATGGCTCTGCAGCTTCATTTTGATCGTCATGTATCCATCAGATACAATCTAGTAAAGAGGAGATCAAAAGCTAATAAGTTGCTTGCCTTGGAACAATCCGTGATGTAAGGCTCCCTTTCTCATTACTCCCCTCCTTCCTTTCGTAAAACAATGTATCTGCTACTAACTTTACATGAAAACACATAGTTATTGGTTACCTGTTCTCTAGTATCAAGTCTCTAGGCAATCAATTATCTATGAGTGCATAGTTTATTGGTTAACTGTATAGAAGGATTGGGTTTTGTCTTTGATTTCATAGATTGACAACTTGGCATTCATTTACTTTATAGATTGTGGGTTGTTCTTTCATTTGTTGGGTTGAAAACTTGGACTTGGCCATCTACAACAATCCAGGATCATTActttttcttacaaaaattttgaattatgatcAAAAAACTATCTTGCAGACTGAATATCTATGTGGAGAAGCTACAGAGCCCCGAAATGGATGGCGACTCTGATGATCAAGAGAAATCGCTGGACCAGCATTACGAGGACAAAGACACGACAAGCTATGAACTGAAGCTGGCTCAGTTGTTCGGAGGATGGTTCTCATATAACAGCAGCCTGGGAGGTTCCGGGAGAGCTGATGGCTATTCTTTCCCTTCACCATTGGCAGATGGTTTCCTGGTGGGTTTCATAAGCCTTTTAAGGCTTTATAGTGATAAGAAGAAACTTGATTCTCAAAGAGATCCGCTGGAAGAGGTGTAGTGTCCACATTCAGCATTGAAGCTGGCTGAAATTGTTCGTGGATTTCTGAGTCAATAAGTAAAGTTTCTGATCATCATCAAAGGCGGCACTGAAATGAAGCTGCTCCTTCTAGAAACTTTGGTGAGGCCTTGGAGTTCTAAGGTTCTCTAGGGGCTGTTATATAGAGCGTCAAAGACAAATTTTAAAGGCCAAATTGTCCATTAACTCAATAGGGTTACTCACTTGGAgttacaattttaaataaacgCGGAATAAGTGAGagatgatatatattatatatcatcatgttttttatataattcCCTCTTCATTTCTTATGATATTGATCTCTctctaataatttaattttgcaaaATGATATGTGTATAATATGttctaaataataatagaataaacgAATCTATAAATTTTTGCCCTCGATGCATAACTGGCTTCTCAAATTCGTTTGCTAATTATAAATCATAACATTGTTAGAGAGAAAAAATCTTATTAAAACGATTTAGCATAAAAAAATCTTACCAAAATGTTTCATAATTAGGattcaaaaactattttctaTTAACAGAAATTGCTTGATGAACTACTTTGggtatttatttcaaaattgtgTTCTCAAAACACACCAAAACAAATGTTTTACtttgttacaaaattaaattattgtaattttgaaatgaaactagatggaataaataattaaagctTTAAGGATTCTATTTTCTGTTTTCCAAAAACAACAATGATAATTGTAAATCATAACAAAACAGccttttatgaaaaaataataaaaagaaaaaaatgcgGTTAAGGGATAGAGAatcgtttatatatatatgtaacttcACCTCTTACTTTATAGAGAAACTGTTTTCAATACCTCAAACCCTTTACATAAAAATcgcaaaaaaaatatatcatatcgTTAATATCAAGACTCACACCCAACAGGAAGTtgcagtaaaaaataaaatgtagcGAGGATATAAAAGTAAACGCATGAGTATTACATTGCAGTGTTCAGGGGAGAGACTGAAATCTCATGTTTAGTTTCCCTAAAATGGATTAAGATTACAAACCCAGAACTTTGTTGCTgatttcaaaccaaaaaaaaaaatgtacaaaGTTTAAAATCGTGCACAATTGCACAACTCGTGACAGTCTAATAATGACAGGTTCCACATCTGACCATTCTATGGCAGTACATTCCaacaaaacagaaaacataTTCTAAACCTTTCTGCAATTGTAGAGAAACAAATCAGCTATCTATACAAAACGTAGTCAATGGCCTTAAATTACCTCTATCATATCAGTTCTCACCAGCAACAATGCCAGCATCTTTCACAAGTTGGTCTGTCAAAGCCGAAAGCCGGGCAACCTCTGTTCTGAATTCAGTCAGGCATCCATGGTTGACTGCACTTGCCCCTGGATCAGACCCATTATGCACCAAGACTTCAATATCAGAATCAGCTTGAAGTTCAACACTCGTGCTGGCTTTATGCAGAAGTTCTCGACTCATCTCAGCGAGTTTATGGAGTGCACTAGTTGCGGCTTCAACTTCTAGTTGAACCGCCTCCAGTTGGAGCTTCTCAATTGCTAGGTCATCAATGCTAATCTCCCCAATCCTTGCCTGTGCTAAAGAATAAAGCTTCCGCAGGTCATTGGCATCTTGCATCATttcttccttcatcttctttagtTCTTTCTCTCGTGAATCTAATCTTCCAAGGACCATTTTGAGCTCTTCATCTTTTAGTATTAGCTGCTTCTGTACAGCAAGAACTTCCATCTCCTTTGTTCTCAAGCTCTCCCTGGTAAACTCAAGTTCAGCTTCAAGCTGTTTCTTTTGCCATTTAAAATCACCAATAGGTTCCTTTAAAAATTGGCTTGACAACTTGTTCTCCATGACAGAATATAGATGTAATCCTTCATAGTCATCTTTCACGTAAGTAACCAATTTGTTAGTGAGCTCCACAATCTCTTGAACCACAGTTTCTGCTTCAGAGAATTTCAGCTTTGTATCATCTAGCTCATGTTGCATTTTCTGGACATGTTCATCTTTCTCCTTCAGCATGATTGTTGCTTGCATAAGCTGGTCTTCCCCCTTTTTCATAAGAGCCCTAAGCTCAGCAATCTCATCATTTAGTTCCTCTAGTTTCTTCTTTGCATTTAAAAGTTCCATGTCTTTCTCCTCCAAAATTAGCTGGAGAGAAGCCTGCTCGGACACTAAGCGCTGGATCTGTAATCGAGCTTCCACCAATTCTGACTCCTTAACCTGAAGAAGATTATCCATGTCTCCAACTTTAGTACTTTCTCGGTCTAGCTCCTCCTGCAGAAAAGACTTCTCTTGAATTGTCTGTTCCAAAGATGATCTCTCTTTATTTAGCTCCTCCTGCAATCGTTCAATAAGTTCCCTTTCCATGGATAGCTCCCGTTCAAGCTCCTTCTTCTGAGCCTCTGCAGCCCTAAGCTTCACTTTTTCACTCTCTACTTCGATCTGGGCACCTTTCAAACTATTCATGTAagacattatatttttcttttgttcttccaGTTCTATGAATTGCTTTTGTAGCAGCAGATCCTGATTTTCCATCTTCAGTCTAGAAGAAGCGAGAGCTTTCTGAGTTGAAAATAATTCAGACCTGACATCAGTTAGAAGTTTCTTCACCCTCCTAAAATCCTCCAATGTTTCATTAGCTTCCCCAGCATGCTTAGATGCTTCCTCTGCCAGTTTCTTCAGTTCTTCTTGTGCTAAAATCCACTCAGTTGTCTGCTTCTCCAAATTGGCCTCTGCAACTTTTAGCTTCTCCCCTTCAAGTTTCCGCAATGTTGTCGAGACCTCTAGTTCGTCCTCTTTCTCTTGAATCAGTTTTTGAAGTTGTTGAAGCTCAAGTTCTTGTTTCTTCACAATTTCATTGGTTTGATCCAGTAAATGAGCCTTTGATTTAAGTTCCAATTCAGTACTGGCAGCTTGCTCTCCCTTCTTCatcaattcatttttcattttactcATTTCATCTTCTTTGAAAGCTAGTGCAGATTGTGCAGCAGAAATTTCTTTATCCCTCTCAGTGATTTGAAACTTCAGATCTTCTATTTGAGTGGCTTGAGAAGCTAATTTAAGATTAGCCAGCTTCAGCTCCTCTTCTAGCTTTTCATGATTAGAACAAGCAGCTGCTATTTCTTCCTTCTGATGCAACAAATCTTCTTTAGCACGATTTAGCTCAGCATGCTCCAATAACACCTTCCTTTCTGCATCTTGCagatcttcttccttcttcttcaggGCAGCCAACGCAGCTTGAAGATCTGCTTCCAAGGTTCCAAGATTAAGCCCCAGCTGAGAATCCTGAAAAACACTAGAATCTCTACCCATTTCTTCAAGTTTCTGTGTCTGGGCAAACAATCTCTCAAGAAGAACCCTAGCAGGTTCAGCTGCCCCATTGTCATTGATACTATCTTGCCAGTTGTCCAACACATTAATAATCCACAATCGATGAATGTTTCTTTGGGTACCTGTCACAAAAGCTAATCTCTTCTGCTTCCCATTTAACCAGAGAGAGCATAACTGCAGAAAAAGTTACATGGTTAaaatgattgtttatgttggaaaatgatttaaattaagtacattactttaaattaatgaattgaattaattaaaaaaaaagagcacattggtttaaaattaatgaattaaaaacCCAATTGGCTTGGCCACCCAAGAGACATGAATTAACTAGAATAGACATACTAATTAGGAACTCCAAAAGACATTTATAAATTAGAAAGGCATCCCAAAAGACATTTACAAATTAGCAAGAGTCCAACAGATTTGACTCCAAATACTAAAATATTCATAACGAAAGTactagaattttattaaatattggGGTTCTGGATCTGAGGTTGAGAAGTGCTTTGTTTCCATCCGGTGGTGCAAAACCGCAAGGAAATGGGATCAAATCCGAGCTGAGTTGAATCTCAGAGATAAGAGTTGCTTGATCACTTGTACAGTGAGAGGTTCAGACCATATTCAAGAAACATCATTGCACCTTTTAGCGACACTAGCTATTCTAGTTTTCTACCAATACAAAGAGATGTCTAATCCTATAACTTTCTAGCTACTCTTGGTTTCAAGGCTCCAGAAGCCATAGGCTTGATGAACAAAACTTGGTCACtggaaacaaaagaaggaatagcttgttgagccaaattgctccaatcaaccaattgtgtattttgatatttaacaaaacataattttagtaaaactatttttggtacatttaaatcccaaatgaatttttgatatgtcttatggtggaaaacatattttaagtattatagtattttgtgtatcaaaatgaaccaagaaatgcaattttttctaagtctggaagattagagCATTATAAGGggaaatataaagaaaatattttcattttggaaaactatctcctgatattttgataactaatattcattgttgttaaaatgatttttaatgaatttttcaagaaatagaaggtatgtattttacaggtggtaaaatcgctaaatcccaaatttgtaCTAAatctaaaattctattttcttattgttatggattttgattttttaaatatttttattgaatccaaatgaggggtattttcttatttacatttatgtattaaagtaaatggaatataaaatataaattaagaaatgtggacatttacttgcTATGGATTGGGAGTCGACTACTATGGATTGTATCATCAATTATagtgtaaatatgttgtaatgtatacatactatggattttatcatcaaccaaatctaatttttctgaaaatctggactgagagtcgactcccggTGAGGGACAGTCGATTGTGTGTTATGCAAAGTCAAGGTAGCCGAGAGCAGATATTGGTCAGTCGACTTTCGGTTAGAATAGTTGACTGCCAGActccaacggtcggatttttCTAACCGTTATAGATCCGTAGGAAGCTCAAGTAtatatcaagaaaaaaattttgGAGAAGGTTAATACTCTATCAAGATCTATCattctaaagcacacccaagctctcaagcactcaagaaaagcaatccaaggctcaaGTTTAAAGTCAAATCTTTGGAGCCCAAGACAAAGGAGATATTCTCTCCAAGTGTGGTAAAAATTGtatcattatatttattcatttgccttgtatattttcATTGTACTTATATCCATATTTGTCCAAGATTGTTGGCCTTAGGATTGCATTGTAACTGCtttaattgtggattgtgagtggcctcctaaagcccaagtaatctaggtgtagtGTTGTAATAGTTTTCGAGATGAGTTAAGGGGAAAACCTCGGTATGGTGTAAAAGTTTCCTAGGTGAACTTGTTGGAAAACCTAGATGTGGTTGTAGTGGAATCTCAAGTGTTGgattgaccttgagagagtggacataggtgttggagacaccgaaccactatatatcttgtgttaatattatggttgtttgtgtatttatattgctatcactcccaaacaacatatatatttataacaagtattttctttatataagaAAAGCCCAAGAgtttgaaaatgaaagaattcggtttaataagtttttatcactcaattcaccccccccccccccccgagtggccattgtgtgtcaagggaccaacataTCTTTCAAAGTTGCTATTGCAACAGTCCAAAAATGAATGGCGCTACTACAATATTATGAGATCGTTAACTGGTTTACTTTATGATTAGTATTCAAGAAGACTAAGCATGCAATGAACCTGTGAAACTGATTTAAGGTTGTCTATGTTGCCAAACAATCAAGAACCAGGAAATTCTCTTGGAGCAAccaccagtgttctaaaacgtaGCCTAGACGGCCACCTAGGTGCTATCGAGGAGTTAGGCGGCCCCTTGTCGCCACAAATACATGCAAGTCGGCAGCCTAGGCACCGTTTAATTGAGCCCAGGCAGCCAAAGCACAAAACGACGCTGATCCCCAAAGAAATCCCCATTTCCCTACTTCGCGTGATACTTCAACCTTCTCCTCAAAGAAATCCCTAATTCTCCTCACTCTTCCCCCTTTGCCGCTACTACTACAGCCTACAGCCGTCGTCTCTTTCCCCCGTCGCCACTGCAAGTAAGTTTGCAACCCATtgtcattttcttctccaaatcGTTCCTGCCATCATTCTCTTTTccaaacccaacccaacccatcTTCGTCGTCGTTTTCTTGTACTGTGTAAAGTCTCCaaccagaagaagaagatgagcaagaaatcaatgaatttaattttgagttcgatgaagatcatgtgttggaagaatatggagacGAAAAAgtccaattagatagttagattcTTCGAATacggtttatgttgcattattgctGCTTCTACCTTCCTGAACCCAAaactaatttacaacaatttgTTATCTCATActtaattccattatttctagtgttctaaaaggcgctaggccCTAGTCGGGCAGCAGACTGGTGCCTGGGGCCTAGGCGCCgcatagaatttttttttatttttttattaatacattaacaaatattaaaataaattatgtaacaACACTTGTTGcttgtaaatattaaaatatttgaaatattaacaaaGGCAGCAGTAAGGAGACAACTGGGGTGAGAGCAAATATTAAACTGACGAGGCTCGGTGTTGTAGCAAGCACGCAAGCTTGCGTTGCTGCTGTGAGTCCACTGTTCACGATGGGCGGCGGCGTGCGACGAGAAGGCTAACAGGAATGGAAAGCGGCGACGGCAACTCTGCAACTGCAAGAGACGGTGGCGGCGTGCAAGCATGAGAGAGGCGATGGCAACTCTGCAATAGACAGTTAGTGGTGGTgcgcgcgagagagaaggggaaaaaacAATCAGTTAGGCAGTTCACACGGCCACAATCGGCCATAATCGGCCAGGCGGTTCACGCGGCTAGGTGGCCGCCTAGGCGCCGCTCGGTACCGATTAGCCGGGCCGGCGCCTAAGGTGGCCGATTAGGCCACAATCGGGGCGGCCAACGACCGCCTAGGCCGCATTTTAGTTCACTgattatttcacttgtctttccaactttgatttatttgaaaataatatcaaattacatgatacatcaaaaaagttaaaaaaaaacacacacacacacacagtttTCCTAGGCCCCGGTCTGGCGCCCGACTAAAGCCtagcgcattttagaacactgaaaATCACATAGTAGTCAAGATGACTGATGAACAACTCATTCTAGACAAGTTCAAAACTCCACGAGATAGGCAACTCTTATGCTGTTATGATTCTGATGAAAGTTTTCATGTGAACATAACAATTTCTAAATTACTATTATCTTGAAAGGATTATCATTTGAAAATGATGCATAACATGGCAGATTTCTTTCTTGATTCACTACTTCATCACTaaggattgaagaagaaacttgTTCTTGAGACGAGGAGAAGTTGTTGGTGAAACAAatattattgagaaaaaatcaGTCAATAATATGTTTGCTTCCTATGAACCTAGATGAACTTCTCAACTTTATtggaattttttcttctttggttgCAGAAGAAGGTTTAGTTGAACTGATATTCACCGTTGGGAAATCGATGCTTCTAAGTGAGGTTATACATGTAACCAACATCAAAACAATCTAGTTCTGGTTATTTGCTCGGCAGGTATAAATTTCAAATGATTTTGAAGCAGATAAGGTAATTATACTCAATAATGATGTCTTCATTGAAAAGGGTTATGTTGTATCTGGCATGTTTAAACTCAATATTTGTTTTGCTTATATCATTGAACCATTTG
This genomic stretch from Diospyros lotus cultivar Yz01 chromosome 1, ASM1463336v1, whole genome shotgun sequence harbors:
- the LOC127796377 gene encoding origin of replication complex subunit 2 is translated as MEMEANNVDDEEFAFSRNYFLAKESAATSGKKSTSKLSDIDLVDEQALRDATSNIEIKHEKEIVSLVESYRSLYSKWAFELRCGFGLLMYGFGSKKALIEDFASTALTEYGVVVINGYLPSINLKQVVIALAEILWDQLKTQQRSSGNLSKVQQPFNSRSMDDLIAFLDGEHGEQLEDDECLICVVIHNIDGPGLRDSDTQKYLARIAACSHVRVVASIDHVNAPLLWDKKMVHTQFNWYWHHVPTYAPYRVEGIFYPLILAHGGGAQSVKTASIVLQSLTPNAQSVFKVLAENQLAHPDEEGMPINTLYTICRERFLVSSQVTLNSHLTEFKDHDLVKSRRHSDGQDCLYIPLNTEVLEKLVLEISQ
- the LOC127811985 gene encoding uncharacterized protein LOC127811985 isoform X2; translated protein: MQVFTFDNGDILPRLSLEAQSRRNCNRSLFRPSPPCCGLPISAISHLDGLPRTSFACDQLPQYRFRLTIRKLDEIEVEKTATVAGLKEAVEAVFGHMPRNGPGKISWSHVWGHFCLCYDGWKLLADSEPIKNYGITDGDQLHFDRHVSIRYNLVKRRSKANKLLALEQSVILNIYVEKLQSPEMDGDSDDQEKSLDQHYEDKDTTSYELKLAQLFGGWFSYNSSLGGSGRADGYSFPSPLADGFLVGFISLLRLYSDKKKLDSQRDPLEEV
- the LOC127787306 gene encoding uncharacterized protein LOC127787306; translated protein: MAMSAALRANLSAPYSHRRSMLCSLWLNGKQKRLAFVTGTQRNIHRLWIINVLDNWQDSINDNGAAEPARVLLERLFAQTQKLEEMGRDSSVFQDSQLGLNLGTLEADLQAALAALKKKEEDLQDAERKVLLEHAELNRAKEDLLHQKEEIAAACSNHEKLEEELKLANLKLASQATQIEDLKFQITERDKEISAAQSALAFKEDEMSKMKNELMKKGEQAASTELELKSKAHLLDQTNEIVKKQELELQQLQKLIQEKEDELEVSTTLRKLEGEKLKVAEANLEKQTTEWILAQEELKKLAEEASKHAGEANETLEDFRRVKKLLTDVRSELFSTQKALASSRLKMENQDLLLQKQFIELEEQKKNIMSYMNSLKGAQIEVESEKVKLRAAEAQKKELERELSMERELIERLQEELNKERSSLEQTIQEKSFLQEELDRESTKVGDMDNLLQVKESELVEARLQIQRLVSEQASLQLILEEKDMELLNAKKKLEELNDEIAELRALMKKGEDQLMQATIMLKEKDEHVQKMQHELDDTKLKFSEAETVVQEIVELTNKLVTYVKDDYEGLHLYSVMENKLSSQFLKEPIGDFKWQKKQLEAELEFTRESLRTKEMEVLAVQKQLILKDEELKMVLGRLDSREKELKKMKEEMMQDANDLRKLYSLAQARIGEISIDDLAIEKLQLEAVQLEVEAATSALHKLAEMSRELLHKASTSVELQADSDIEVLVHNGSDPGASAVNHGCLTEFRTEVARLSALTDQLVKDAGIVAGEN
- the LOC127811985 gene encoding uncharacterized protein LOC127811985 isoform X1; translation: MQVFTFDNGDILPRLSLEAQSRRNCNRSLFRPSPPCCGLPISAISHLDGLPRTSFACDQLPQYRFRLTIRKLDGCSFQIEVEKTATVAGLKEAVEAVFGHMPRNGPGKISWSHVWGHFCLCYDGWKLLADSEPIKNYGITDGDQLHFDRHVSIRYNLVKRRSKANKLLALEQSVILNIYVEKLQSPEMDGDSDDQEKSLDQHYEDKDTTSYELKLAQLFGGWFSYNSSLGGSGRADGYSFPSPLADGFLVGFISLLRLYSDKKKLDSQRDPLEEV